A portion of the Desulfovermiculus halophilus DSM 18834 genome contains these proteins:
- a CDS encoding tyrosine-type recombinase/integrase, protein MMDKGKSPKTIQHVLAIVRQVINHANMLGLYQGENPTLKVKKPSADNRRIRFLTYDEAEKLLNELLKYSQDLHDMALLALHCGPRAGEIFSLTWKDIDLDRGLVTLRHTKNGHVRHVPMTDRVLEMFKNRELIRDQENELMRNKENDLVRDKENDLVFPSRKGSKKKEVSSSFERAVKDLGWNKGIEDSRQKVVFHSLRHTCASWLVMAGVPLYTVKEYLGHRQISQTERYAHLAPDSLQQATAALNGIQSRTDDEKLLDVQNRKVIS, encoded by the coding sequence ATGATGGACAAAGGGAAGAGCCCTAAGACCATTCAGCATGTTTTAGCTATTGTTCGACAAGTCATAAACCATGCAAATATGCTTGGCTTGTATCAGGGTGAAAATCCAACCTTGAAAGTCAAGAAGCCAAGCGCGGACAACCGGCGCATACGCTTTTTGACCTATGATGAAGCTGAAAAGTTGCTGAATGAACTGCTCAAGTACAGCCAGGATCTGCATGACATGGCTTTGCTTGCCCTGCACTGTGGCCCGCGTGCAGGTGAAATCTTTAGCTTGACCTGGAAGGACATTGACCTTGACCGGGGGCTTGTGACCCTCAGGCATACCAAGAACGGGCATGTTCGGCATGTGCCCATGACTGACCGGGTGCTGGAAATGTTCAAAAATCGTGAGCTTATACGGGACCAGGAAAATGAGCTTATGCGAAACAAGGAAAATGATCTTGTGCGGGACAAGGAAAACGACCTTGTGTTCCCTTCGCGCAAGGGGAGCAAAAAGAAAGAGGTGAGCAGTTCTTTTGAACGTGCTGTCAAGGACCTGGGTTGGAACAAAGGGATAGAAGATTCCCGGCAGAAGGTGGTCTTCCACAGCCTGCGTCACACATGCGCTTCTTGGTTGGTGATGGCCGGAGTGCCTCTCTATACAGTCAAAGAGTACCTGGGTCATAGGCAGATTAGCCAGACGGAACGCTATGCCCATCTTGCTCCTGATAGCTTACAGCAAGCGACAGCAGCATTGAACGGAATCCAAAGCAGGACAGATGACGAGAAATTGCTTGATGTTCAAAACAGGAAGGTCATCTCCTGA